The Chloroflexota bacterium genomic sequence GCAGCTCCGTCAGGTCGAACTGGCCCGCGTGGCAGATCACGTCCTTCACCGGGCCGGAGGCCACCATCGCGGGCGCGATGCGCGCACCCATGCGCTCGGCCACGAGCGGCACGACGGTATCCTCCCGGGCGCCGAAAGCGATGGCGGCCTGCCGCACGTTGGCCGGCGCCTGTCCGAGCGAGCGCCATCCATGGGGGAGATTCTCGAAGAGCAGGGCCTTTTCCCGGGATTGGTACAGCAGGGCGCCCATCTGCGTCAGGGGATCGACGGGCTTGTCGATGCGGATCAGCTCGCCCGCCGCGTCCAGCTCGGCGATCCAGGTGCGCATGTCCTTCGTCGCGCAGGCGACGGCAAGCTTCGACGGGCTGGCCACAGTGCATCTCCCGGGCGCTCGGTGCGCCGAGGCAATGGTACACCGTCAGTGGTCCTGCAACCGGAGGGACGAGGATGCCGCGTCGCCCCACGCAGAGAGCGCGGGTGAATCAGCAACGGCAAGCCGGTGAGCGAAGCGAAGAACCAATAACGGTCAACTGTTGCCCGACTCTGCGCCTGCGGGCTCCGGTTGATGGTCTCCGTCCGTCCCTCTAGGCGGTCCTCGCGTGACCGAGGTGGCGCGGCGCGTCCTCGCTCGGCTCCCACTCGGCGATCTCTTCCATCAGCGCGGCGATCACCTCGTCTTCGGGGACGCGCCGGGCCGGCTTGCCCTTGATGTAGATCATGCCGACGCCGCGACCGCCCACCACGGCGATGTCGGCATCGGCCGCCTCGCCGGGGCCGTTGACGGCGCATCCCATCACCGCGACTTTGACGGGCTTGTCGACGTGCTTGAGCGCCTCGGAGACCTGAAGCCCGAGGGCCGGGAGGTCGACTTGCGCGCGCCCGCACGAGGGGCACGACGTGAGCAGCGGCCCCTTGCTGCGAATCTCCAGCGCCTTCAGGATCTCGAAACCGGCCGCGACCTCGTCGGTCTTGTCCGCGGTCGTCAGGGAGACGCGCAGCGTGTCGCCGATGCCTTCCGCCAGCAGCGACCCGATACCCAGGGCCGATTTGACGTACGCCGGCATCGATGCGCCCGCCTCCGTCACGCCGAGATGGAGCGGATAGCGGATCCGATCGCTGAGGAGGCGGTACGCGGCCACCATTCGCGGCACGTCGCTGAACTTGACGGAGACGACGATGTCGTCGAATCCCATGTCTTCGAGCAGGTGCACGTGGCTCTCGGCTGACTCGCACGCTGCCTCGGGTGTGGGGTAGCCGTACTTGTCCAGCAGCTTCTGCTCGATGGACCCGGCGTTCACGCCAACGCGAATGGGGAT encodes the following:
- the ispG gene encoding flavodoxin-dependent (E)-4-hydroxy-3-methylbut-2-enyl-diphosphate synthase yields the protein MIERRPTKQVMIGNVPVGGGAPIAVQSMCSTDTRDVDATMAQVNALERAGCEILRIAVPTKEAGEGFGEIRRQTTLPLVADIHFDYRMALLAIEKGADKIRINPGNIINADGMRAVRIAVDAAKERGIPIRVGVNAGSIEQKLLDKYGYPTPEAACESAESHVHLLEDMGFDDIVVSVKFSDVPRMVAAYRLLSDRIRYPLHLGVTEAGASMPAYVKSALGIGSLLAEGIGDTLRVSLTTADKTDEVAAGFEILKALEIRSKGPLLTSCPSCGRAQVDLPALGLQVSEALKHVDKPVKVAVMGCAVNGPGEAADADIAVVGGRGVGMIYIKGKPARRVPEDEVIAALMEEIAEWEPSEDAPRHLGHARTA